From a region of the Phragmites australis chromosome 21, lpPhrAust1.1, whole genome shotgun sequence genome:
- the LOC133903957 gene encoding uncharacterized protein LOC133903957, with protein MIAAVSRAPEGWGEDEMSVLPRHTKVVVTGNNRTKSVLVGLHGVVKKAVGLGGWHWLVLTNGIEVKLQRNALSVIEPPNGNEDDDKFDCENMQWNSLDMASDDAQSPKPHRSRSKQHRGFHSKSLSRSMSCDSHSKASVSSSSRGHTKVDLSKLELTALWRYWRHFNLDASPNPSREQLVDAVQRHFMSQQLDELQVIVGFVQAAKRLKTMKVA; from the exons ATGATTGCGGCGGTGAGCCGGGCGCCGGAGGGATGGGGCGAGGACGAGATGTCCGTGCTGCCGCGGCACACCAAGGTGGTGGTCACCGGCAACAACCGCACCAAGTCGGTGCTAGTGGGCTTGCATGGAGTCGTGAAGAAGGCTGTCGGCCTTGGAGGCTGGCATTGGCTG GTTCTTACTAATGGCATAGAGGTAAAGCTGCAAAGGAATGCTTTAAGTGTGATTGAACCCCCAAACGGTAATGAGGACGACGATAAATTCGACTGCGAAAACATGCAGTGGAATAGTTTGGATATGG CATCGGATGACGCACAATCACCAAAGCCACATCGGTCAAGGAGCAAGCAGCATAGGGGGTTCCACAGCAAATCCCTCAGTCGCTCCATGTCATGTGATTCCCACTCCAAGGCATCTGTTTCGTCATCCTCAAGGGGTCACACG AAAGTTGACCTGAGCAAGCTAGAACTGACTGCGCTGTGGAGATATTGGCGTCACTTCAATCTC GATGCAAGTCCTAATCCATCCAGGGAGCAGTTAGTTGATGCTGTTCAAAGGCACTTCATGTCTCAG CAATTGGATGAGTTGCAGGTCATAGTCGGTTTTGTGCAGGCTGCAAAGAGGCTGAAGACGATGAAAGTGGCCTGA